The Flavobacteriaceae bacterium 3519-10 genome includes a window with the following:
- a CDS encoding TPR repeat-containing protein produces the protein MGFKIRNVFLKFNKLKSNIIMNVSKKVALGIATVFFSNFAFAQTLQEGIASADSHKYAKAKSVFNEMIVKSPSAENYFYLGNSYLTQFEPNFDLAQENFNKGLAADKKSNLNRIGLASVKLGKGDKSAVTEIQNIVKDSRDKDPEVLYRAAEALTLFGGAGNADLAIDYLNRAVDKSQKGGTPANYYYTLGDAYRLKLTNSPQVAGSAMTAYDKALPVAKNKASVYTRIGTLWMQAQQWQKAKESIDRAIAADPTYAPAYKAKAAYSIKYQQNALATQDLLNYAKYADEDPDTQLEISKLFFTNEDYANSKTYLDKVFDKVNDPIKFKLRAYLLYADGDYPGAKASMDQFISKAEKTRVQPADQGLLGLVSAGLAEKETDAAKKASLMADAQQKIALAKNAKDETMNWDLELVKIKGGGGVTQAAVEAGPTNPQIEQLKKEVAEKPQDTDALFRLANAYQEAENWNGAILTWQKMSGLLPDWAPAYYSQGYAYQQAGNSELAKIAYEKFISTVKPADREANKEILSYAYFAVAYLVKDSDPVKAKNYASQSVQLNPGYQDAVNLNNSLQ, from the coding sequence TTGGGATTTAAGATCAGAAATGTATTTTTAAAGTTTAACAAATTAAAATCAAATATTATAATGAATGTATCAAAGAAAGTTGCGTTAGGTATTGCGACAGTATTCTTTTCTAATTTCGCTTTTGCGCAAACTCTTCAGGAGGGAATTGCAAGTGCAGATAGTCACAAATACGCAAAAGCTAAATCAGTTTTTAATGAGATGATTGTGAAATCGCCTAGCGCTGAAAATTATTTTTATTTAGGTAACTCATATCTTACGCAGTTCGAGCCGAATTTCGATTTAGCGCAGGAGAATTTCAATAAAGGTTTGGCAGCAGATAAGAAAAGCAACCTTAACCGTATCGGTTTAGCATCCGTTAAATTGGGGAAAGGTGATAAGTCTGCAGTTACAGAAATCCAGAATATCGTAAAAGATAGTCGTGATAAAGATCCGGAAGTTCTATACCGTGCAGCGGAAGCACTTACTTTATTTGGCGGTGCAGGTAATGCAGATCTTGCGATCGATTACTTAAACAGAGCTGTGGATAAATCTCAAAAAGGAGGTACGCCTGCTAATTATTATTACACCTTGGGTGATGCTTACCGGCTGAAATTAACCAATAGTCCGCAAGTTGCAGGTTCTGCAATGACGGCATATGATAAAGCGTTGCCTGTAGCAAAAAACAAAGCATCAGTTTATACACGTATTGGTACTTTGTGGATGCAGGCTCAGCAGTGGCAAAAGGCGAAAGAAAGTATCGACAGAGCTATTGCAGCTGATCCTACGTATGCTCCGGCTTACAAAGCCAAAGCCGCGTACAGTATCAAATATCAGCAGAACGCGCTGGCTACTCAGGATTTGTTAAATTATGCGAAGTATGCAGATGAAGATCCGGATACTCAGTTGGAGATTTCTAAACTCTTCTTCACTAATGAAGACTACGCAAACTCTAAAACTTATTTAGATAAAGTGTTTGATAAGGTGAATGATCCTATTAAATTTAAATTGCGTGCATACTTATTATATGCAGATGGTGATTATCCAGGTGCAAAAGCGAGCATGGACCAGTTTATCTCAAAAGCTGAGAAGACCAGAGTTCAGCCTGCCGACCAGGGATTATTAGGTCTTGTTTCAGCCGGACTAGCGGAGAAAGAAACCGATGCAGCTAAAAAAGCGAGTTTAATGGCCGATGCACAGCAAAAAATTGCCCTAGCCAAGAATGCCAAAGACGAAACCATGAACTGGGATCTCGAATTGGTAAAAATTAAAGGTGGCGGCGGAGTAACACAGGCTGCAGTAGAAGCTGGCCCGACGAATCCGCAAATTGAGCAGTTGAAGAAAGAGGTTGCTGAGAAACCACAGGATACTGATGCACTATTCCGATTGGCAAATGCATATCAGGAAGCGGAGAACTGGAACGGGGCTATCTTGACCTGGCAGAAGATGAGTGGTTTGCTGCCGGATTGGGCTCCTGCATATTATAGTCAGGGCTATGCATATCAGCAGGCCGGTAATAGTGAGCTGGCAAAAATCGCTTACGAGAAATTTATCTCTACAGTGAAGCCTGCGGACAGGGAAGCTAATAAGGAAATATTGTCTTACGCATATTTTGCGGTGGCCTATTTGGTAAAAGACAGTGATCCTGTGAAAGCTAAGAACTACGCATCACAGTCAGTCCAGCTCAATCCGGGTTATCAGGACGCTGTGAATCTGAACAACAGTCTTCAATAA